Proteins co-encoded in one Acinetobacter lwoffii genomic window:
- the mtgA gene encoding monofunctional biosynthetic peptidoglycan transglycosylase: MKAFLIRTMLVIVSVILLVQLWIFASLAWWRTHPVNTTMMMRIDYWSEPSKPIQHQWRPYDEISLNLKRAIVTAEDGKFIHHHGFDWEGIQQALNKNRDQGRVVAGGSTISQQLVKNLFLVNKRSFVRKGQEAVATWMMERMWSKQRILEVYMNSIEFGDNIYGVEAAAKHYFGKTAQSLTQDQAIFLAAILTNPKYFQDHRNSSALNARKRMIQRYMRYAELP, translated from the coding sequence ATGAAAGCCTTTCTGATCCGCACGATGCTCGTCATCGTCAGTGTGATTCTGCTGGTTCAATTGTGGATCTTTGCCAGTCTGGCCTGGTGGCGCACCCATCCGGTAAACACCACCATGATGATGCGGATCGATTACTGGTCAGAACCTTCCAAACCGATTCAGCATCAGTGGCGGCCCTACGACGAGATCAGCCTGAATCTGAAACGTGCAATTGTCACTGCGGAAGATGGAAAATTTATTCATCACCATGGTTTTGACTGGGAGGGCATTCAACAGGCGCTGAATAAAAACCGGGATCAAGGCCGAGTCGTCGCAGGAGGTTCCACCATTTCCCAGCAACTGGTGAAAAACCTGTTCCTCGTAAATAAGCGTTCATTTGTACGTAAAGGACAAGAAGCTGTCGCCACCTGGATGATGGAACGCATGTGGTCCAAACAGAGAATTCTGGAAGTGTATATGAACTCGATCGAGTTCGGGGACAACATCTATGGAGTGGAAGCCGCGGCCAAACATTATTTTGGTAAAACCGCGCAAAGCCTGACCCAGGATCAGGCCATCTTTCTGGCCGCCATTCTCACCAATCCGAAATATTTTCAGGATCATCGTAACTCGTCTGCTTTAAATGCACGTAAACGGATGATTCAGCGCTATATGCGCTATGCAGAATTACCTTAA
- the ppk1 gene encoding polyphosphate kinase 1, translating to MNTAASTTSAQPEYTYNDRYINRELSILDFHLRVLEQAVDPLHPLLERMNFLLIFSRNLDEFFEIRVAGMMEQLDLDNESRSPDGLTPKQVLEQISKTAHAAIERQYRILNEEILPKLREEDICFLRRGELTPAQSAWIKKYFQEQVAPVLTPISLDPAHPFPRLVNKSLNFIVTLEGKDAFGRQIDLAVVPAPRSLPRVVRLPDELTDGKEHHVMLSAIIHEHVSDLFPGMTATGCYQFRVTRNADLALNEDVEDLAKALKGELSSRRFGRAVRLEVTENCPQHIYEYLLNEFDLDDEQLYKVAGPVNLARLLSNFKRPHLRYDSHTPIIPKVLKKSENIFSAMQKQDILLHHPFESFAPVISLLREAARDPQVLAIKQTLYRSGPDSEIVQVLAEAARNGKEVTAVIELRARFDEESNIAVANVLQEAGAVVVYGIVGYKTHAKMILVVRRENNKLVRYVHLGTGNYHAGNARIYTDYGLLTTDKDLCEDVHRIFQELTGMGKMAKLKKLLHAPFTLHAQLLNYIDNEIAYAQAGKPAQIIVKVNALTEMQLINKLYEASQAGVQIDLIIRSICSLRPGLPGLSENIRVRSIVGRFLEHTRVYYFSNNGNSRIYCSSADWMDRNLFNRVEACFPVEDEALKKRIYQQGLLNYLKDNQQSWLLQGDGTWLRAQPKEGEKPHNAQRILLELFK from the coding sequence ATGAATACGGCAGCCAGCACAACTTCAGCACAGCCCGAATATACATATAATGATCGTTATATTAATCGCGAACTGTCTATCCTAGACTTCCATTTACGTGTCCTGGAACAGGCTGTCGATCCTTTACATCCATTGCTCGAACGCATGAATTTCCTGTTGATTTTCTCGCGTAATCTGGACGAGTTTTTTGAAATCCGGGTCGCCGGGATGATGGAACAACTGGATCTGGATAATGAAAGCCGGAGTCCGGATGGCTTGACTCCAAAGCAGGTTTTAGAACAGATTTCTAAAACCGCACATGCTGCCATTGAACGTCAATACCGTATTTTAAATGAAGAAATTTTGCCAAAACTGCGTGAGGAAGATATTTGCTTCTTGCGCCGTGGTGAATTGACCCCAGCGCAATCTGCCTGGATTAAAAAATATTTTCAGGAGCAGGTTGCGCCGGTTCTCACGCCGATCAGCCTAGACCCAGCGCATCCATTCCCGCGGCTGGTGAATAAATCACTGAACTTTATTGTGACACTGGAAGGCAAAGACGCCTTTGGCCGTCAGATTGATCTGGCTGTGGTGCCTGCACCGCGTTCACTGCCACGCGTAGTGCGTTTACCGGATGAACTGACCGATGGAAAAGAACATCATGTGATGCTGTCTGCGATTATTCATGAGCATGTCTCTGATCTGTTCCCAGGCATGACAGCGACTGGGTGTTATCAGTTCCGTGTTACCCGAAATGCCGATTTAGCCTTGAATGAAGATGTCGAAGATCTGGCCAAGGCGCTCAAAGGCGAGCTTAGCTCACGCCGTTTTGGTCGTGCGGTACGTCTGGAAGTGACAGAAAATTGTCCGCAGCATATTTATGAATATCTACTGAATGAATTTGATCTGGACGACGAGCAGCTTTATAAAGTCGCGGGCCCGGTCAATCTGGCACGTTTGCTATCTAACTTTAAACGTCCGCATTTACGTTATGACTCGCATACTCCCATCATTCCTAAAGTACTGAAAAAATCTGAAAATATTTTTAGTGCGATGCAGAAACAGGATATTTTGCTGCACCATCCTTTTGAATCTTTTGCGCCGGTCATTTCATTATTACGTGAAGCGGCACGCGATCCGCAAGTGCTGGCGATCAAGCAAACCTTGTACCGCAGTGGGCCAGATTCTGAAATTGTGCAGGTACTGGCTGAAGCTGCCCGCAATGGCAAGGAAGTCACCGCAGTGATTGAATTGCGTGCACGTTTTGATGAAGAATCCAATATTGCGGTGGCCAATGTCCTGCAAGAAGCGGGTGCGGTCGTGGTCTACGGCATTGTTGGTTACAAGACTCACGCCAAGATGATTCTGGTGGTGCGCCGGGAAAATAACAAACTGGTGCGCTATGTGCATCTGGGTACCGGTAATTATCATGCCGGCAATGCACGAATCTATACCGATTATGGTCTATTAACGACAGATAAAGATCTGTGTGAAGATGTGCATCGTATTTTCCAGGAATTGACCGGTATGGGGAAAATGGCCAAGCTGAAAAAGCTGCTACATGCGCCATTTACCTTGCATGCCCAGTTACTTAACTATATCGATAATGAAATTGCCTATGCTCAAGCAGGGAAACCGGCGCAGATTATTGTCAAAGTCAATGCACTGACCGAAATGCAATTGATTAACAAACTCTATGAGGCTTCTCAGGCCGGGGTACAGATTGACCTGATTATCCGCTCAATTTGCAGTTTGCGTCCGGGGTTGCCGGGTCTGTCGGAAAATATCCGGGTGCGTTCAATTGTCGGGCGTTTCCTGGAACATACCCGCGTATATTATTTCAGCAATAATGGCAATTCACGTATTTACTGTTCAAGTGCAGACTGGATGGATCGTAACCTGTTTAATCGGGTCGAGGCCTGTTTCCCGGTCGAAGATGAAGCCTTGAAAAAACGCATCTATCAACAAGGTCTGTTGAATTACTTGAAAGACAATCAGCAATCCTGGTTATTGCAAGGTGATGGTACTTGGCTGCGGGCACAGCCCAAAGAAGGTGAAAAACCGCATAATGCACAACGTATTCTGTTAGAGCTGTTTAAATAA
- a CDS encoding response regulator transcription factor, with protein sequence MASLLPAPVLVIRSPTGLDLSKIQTVLQQLGYQPDMLLYADNMLSAQSMITEHLPNLILYHAATTSEISLIHQLKQQSSDTPVIGILNTHSTALIYSALLSGADSYMQHHDSLPQFADSLKTVLRGGAYIHTELADYILHQPIAKTCLNLAELQLLKLLSQHQSQAERQDQLQMKDYQMYSRVKHIYRKLVKLSLNS encoded by the coding sequence TTGGCTAGCCTTTTGCCTGCACCGGTTTTAGTGATTCGTTCACCGACTGGACTCGACCTGTCAAAAATCCAGACCGTGCTACAGCAACTCGGCTATCAGCCAGATATGCTGCTGTATGCGGACAATATGCTGTCCGCACAATCCATGATTACTGAACATCTGCCCAACCTGATTCTTTATCATGCAGCAACAACTTCAGAGATCAGTTTGATTCATCAGCTGAAACAGCAAAGCTCAGATACGCCCGTTATTGGCATACTCAATACTCATTCCACAGCACTGATCTATTCAGCCTTGCTGTCCGGCGCAGATAGCTATATGCAGCATCATGATTCATTACCCCAGTTCGCTGATAGTCTAAAAACTGTCTTGCGCGGTGGAGCCTACATTCATACTGAACTGGCAGACTATATCCTGCACCAGCCCATTGCTAAAACCTGTCTTAACCTCGCTGAATTGCAGTTATTAAAATTATTGAGTCAACATCAATCGCAAGCTGAACGACAAGATCAGCTCCAGATGAAGGACTATCAGATGTATAGTCGGGTCAAACACATCTATCGAAAACTGGTTAAACTCAGCTTGAACAGTTAA
- a CDS encoding rhomboid family intramembrane serine protease, which translates to MSEYSPPVEHRKLEMHLWWITAILIGINVGLFGWQAMHGMDVSQPSTRDAILWGADYAPLTYLAEPMRLFSSMFFHFGLIHLMLNMWALYIFGSVAEQLFGRMYFIGLYVCAGLMGSLLSGYMNIQDSYSLIEGGVANPDLLPAVSAGASGAVMGLGASLTVLALLPMLPQQRFILDKKTLVMVMGLNLALGFMISGINNAAHIGGMLMGAFLTLLWYIGQKMQRSHLFNLIALLVGFGICVLLYQHNLALIEAIRPLWQEILEMMQQQLQL; encoded by the coding sequence ATGTCTGAATACTCTCCCCCTGTCGAACATCGCAAACTTGAAATGCATCTCTGGTGGATCACCGCCATTTTAATCGGGATCAATGTTGGATTATTTGGCTGGCAAGCCATGCATGGCATGGATGTTAGCCAGCCGAGTACCCGAGACGCTATTCTCTGGGGTGCCGATTATGCACCTTTAACCTATTTAGCGGAACCCATGCGCTTGTTTAGCAGCATGTTTTTTCATTTTGGCCTGATTCACCTGATGTTGAATATGTGGGCCTTGTATATTTTTGGTAGTGTTGCCGAACAGCTGTTTGGCCGGATGTATTTTATTGGCCTGTATGTGTGTGCCGGATTAATGGGCAGCCTGCTCAGTGGCTATATGAACATTCAGGACAGCTATAGCCTGATCGAAGGCGGTGTCGCCAATCCCGATTTATTGCCTGCGGTCAGTGCCGGCGCATCCGGTGCCGTGATGGGACTCGGGGCTTCACTGACGGTGCTGGCCTTATTGCCGATGCTGCCACAGCAACGTTTTATTCTGGATAAAAAAACCCTGGTGATGGTGATGGGTCTAAACCTCGCGCTGGGCTTTATGATCAGCGGAATCAACAATGCCGCACATATTGGCGGCATGCTGATGGGTGCTTTTCTCACCTTGCTCTGGTACATCGGTCAAAAAATGCAGCGTAGCCACCTGTTCAATCTGATTGCCCTGCTTGTCGGTTTCGGCATTTGTGTGCTGCTTTATCAACATAACTTGGCCTTGATTGAAGCAATTCGCCCACTGTGGCAAGAGATTCTGGAAATGATGCAACAGCAATTACAGCTTTAA